A single bacterium DNA region contains:
- a CDS encoding zinc dependent phospholipase C family protein translates to MILYGLLAFFVYFLLPEPAYAWGPGAHMTYALHALAQTAVLAPAIRAALRKFPDVFLYGTIAADIILGKKFAGDLYHCHHWDVALPLLDRCEDEREQAFVYGYLGHLSVDTVAHNFFVPYKIIRSFETVALRHTYWEMRFDLKMDPKVWEILEKVGQGDYTDLDRFLERSLKRTIFSFKTNKHIFDSLLLVQRANKWRRAAELLSRNSEYKLAEPDVAKYRDLAQEVLIEFLQGPSEARVLQADPAGQLKLLYAKEMVKDLRSYTRRGLISKPKARELIAEIKESLREGIYKPVDLPVITDALS, encoded by the coding sequence ATGATCCTTTATGGCCTTTTGGCTTTCTTTGTCTATTTCCTTTTGCCGGAGCCGGCCTATGCCTGGGGACCGGGCGCCCATATGACCTATGCCCTCCACGCCCTGGCCCAGACCGCGGTCTTGGCCCCGGCCATCCGAGCCGCTCTCAGGAAGTTCCCGGACGTCTTCCTCTACGGGACCATCGCCGCTGACATCATCCTGGGCAAGAAATTCGCCGGCGACCTTTATCACTGCCACCATTGGGACGTGGCCTTGCCGCTCTTGGATCGCTGTGAGGACGAGCGGGAGCAGGCCTTCGTTTACGGCTACCTAGGCCATCTCTCGGTCGACACGGTGGCCCATAATTTTTTCGTTCCTTACAAGATCATCCGCTCCTTCGAGACGGTGGCCTTGCGCCACACTTACTGGGAAATGCGTTTCGACTTAAAGATGGATCCCAAGGTTTGGGAGATCTTGGAGAAGGTGGGACAGGGCGACTATACCGACCTCGACCGATTTCTCGAGCGTAGCTTGAAACGCACGATTTTCAGCTTCAAGACCAACAAGCACATCTTCGATAGCCTGCTGCTGGTGCAAAGGGCCAATAAATGGCGGCGGGCGGCCGAGCTTCTCTCGCGCAACAGCGAGTACAAGCTGGCCGAGCCGGACGTGGCCAAATACCGCGATTTGGCCCAAGAGGTCCTGATCGAGTTTCTTCAGGGCCCTTCCGAGGCTCGGGTCTTGCAAGCCGATCCGGCCGGACAGCTCAAGCTGCTCTACGCCAAGGAAATGGTGAAGGACTTGCGGAGCTACACTCGGCGCGGCCTCATCAGCAAGCCCAAGGCTCGGGAGCTGATCGCCGAAATCAAAGAGTCTTTGCGGGAGGGAATCTACAAGCCGGTCGACCTTCCGGTGATCACCGACGCGCTGTCGTAG
- the coaBC gene encoding bifunctional phosphopantothenoylcysteine decarboxylase/phosphopantothenate--cysteine ligase CoaBC codes for MDDLKNKKILLGVSGGIAAYKACEVTRRLTERGAEVRVILTKAAEKFVTALSFQALSQHPVHSDLFSLTEESEMGHIKLADEADLFLIAPATADLLAKLATGLADDLLTTAALVTRAPILFAPSMNVNMWEKEVVQENIFKLQSRGCRMIEPAEGYLACGWEGKGRLAEPETIVQAVIENLRSSPGSSKKKSLAGKKVLINAGPTREYLDPVRYISNPSSGKMGFALAAAARRRGAEVTLVAGPVSLPTPEGVRRIDVVSAEEMMEACHKAFSASDLFIASAAVGDYAPTLRSNKKLKKSEQGLSLELKPSRDILKSLGSEKKPGQIVVGFAAETDKLKTHALEKLKKKNLDLIVANDVSRRDIGFSNDANQVTLFFRQGKAKSLAKMPKSAVAEAILDEVEKLLAKRVGATLAVAPSVAIAVALPGATARVAPTTARR; via the coding sequence ATGGATGATCTCAAAAACAAGAAAATCCTGCTAGGCGTCTCCGGCGGCATCGCGGCCTACAAGGCTTGCGAGGTGACCCGCCGGCTGACCGAGCGCGGCGCCGAGGTCCGGGTCATCCTGACCAAGGCCGCCGAGAAATTCGTCACCGCCCTGAGCTTCCAGGCCCTCTCCCAGCATCCGGTCCACAGCGACCTTTTTAGCCTGACCGAGGAAAGCGAGATGGGCCACATCAAGCTGGCCGATGAAGCCGACCTTTTCCTGATCGCCCCCGCTACCGCCGATCTATTGGCCAAGCTGGCGACCGGTCTGGCCGATGACTTGCTGACCACCGCCGCTCTGGTGACCCGGGCCCCGATCCTCTTTGCCCCCTCGATGAACGTCAACATGTGGGAGAAGGAAGTGGTCCAGGAGAACATCTTCAAGCTTCAATCCCGCGGCTGCCGAATGATCGAGCCGGCCGAAGGCTATCTGGCCTGTGGCTGGGAGGGCAAAGGCCGCCTGGCCGAGCCCGAAACCATCGTCCAGGCCGTCATCGAAAACCTCCGCAGTTCGCCGGGCAGCTCCAAAAAAAAAAGTCTCGCCGGTAAAAAAGTCCTGATCAACGCCGGCCCCACCCGGGAGTACCTCGATCCGGTCCGCTATATCAGCAATCCGAGCAGCGGAAAGATGGGCTTCGCCTTGGCCGCCGCGGCCCGCCGCCGCGGAGCCGAAGTGACCTTGGTCGCGGGCCCGGTCTCGCTTCCGACGCCCGAGGGCGTCCGGCGCATCGATGTTGTCTCGGCCGAAGAAATGATGGAGGCTTGCCACAAGGCTTTTTCGGCCTCCGATCTTTTCATCGCCTCGGCGGCGGTGGGCGATTACGCACCGACTTTGCGGTCGAACAAAAAGCTCAAAAAGTCGGAGCAGGGCCTGAGCCTGGAATTGAAGCCGAGCCGGGATATCTTGAAAAGCCTGGGCTCGGAGAAAAAGCCGGGCCAGATCGTCGTCGGTTTCGCCGCCGAAACCGACAAGCTCAAGACTCACGCCCTGGAGAAGCTGAAGAAAAAGAATTTGGACCTCATCGTCGCCAACGACGTCTCGCGCCGCGACATCGGATTTTCCAACGACGCCAACCAAGTGACTTTGTTTTTCCGTCAAGGCAAGGCCAAGAGCTTGGCCAAGATGCCGAAGAGCGCCGTGGCCGAGGCGATCCTGGATGAAGTCGAAAAGCTCTTGGCGAAACGCGTAGGGGCGACCCTTGCGGTCGCCCCATCTGTGGCGATCGCCGTCGCCCTGCCCGGGGCGACCGCAAGGGTCGCCCCTACGACAGCGCGTCGGTGA
- the amrA gene encoding AmmeMemoRadiSam system protein A: MSELAKQEKIELLRLARRSIELLLRERRADVLVSETLGLARPGGVFVSLHCQGHLRGCIGRIRSPDPLFRTVQEMAIAAASQDFRFYPLHPDELPELEIEISALSVPEPIRPEAVVVGKHGLIVTQGCSSGLLLPQVATQYGWDAETFLSHTAEKAGLGPRDWKSPKSRIEAFTAEVFSEKSLMELG; encoded by the coding sequence ATGTCCGAGCTTGCCAAGCAGGAAAAAATCGAGCTGCTCCGCCTGGCTCGCCGCTCCATCGAGCTCTTGCTGCGGGAGAGACGGGCGGACGTTTTGGTTTCTGAGACCCTGGGCTTGGCCCGGCCGGGCGGGGTTTTCGTCAGCCTCCATTGCCAGGGCCATCTCCGCGGCTGTATCGGCCGGATTCGCAGCCCGGACCCGCTTTTTCGGACCGTCCAAGAGATGGCCATTGCGGCCGCCAGCCAGGATTTTCGCTTCTATCCCCTGCATCCCGACGAGCTTCCCGAGCTTGAGATCGAGATCAGCGCGCTTTCGGTCCCCGAGCCGATTCGGCCCGAGGCGGTCGTCGTCGGCAAGCACGGCCTGATCGTCACCCAGGGTTGCAGCAGCGGCCTCCTGCTCCCGCAAGTCGCCACTCAATACGGCTGGGACGCCGAGACCTTCCTCAGCCATACCGCCGAGAAAGCCGGACTGGGACCGCGGGATTGGAAAAGCCCGAAAAGCCGGATCGAGGCCTTTACGGCCGAGGTATTTTCTGAGAAGTCTCTTATGGAACTGGGATGA
- a CDS encoding phosphatase PAP2 family protein yields the protein MRMKDPLALKKLAMLFGNLALHIVGYLGVNAYLATQGRSYDIAIGLDHQIPFIKYFAPFYSIVYFIPVTAFFLIWSNYEAIKAAAKAFAGAGVFCFTFFLLFPVKYNLRVDLQPPYDFFTNVLRFFYYIDQPYNCFPSLHVALATISTVIIHRYRPGLTPLFVVLSAIVSLSILFMKQHYVLDFVGGLGVTLLMSVMFLPVGAPLAGARSKVVVGAADRATARVAPTE from the coding sequence ATGAGGATGAAAGACCCCTTGGCTCTTAAAAAACTGGCGATGCTGTTCGGCAACCTGGCTTTGCACATCGTCGGTTATCTCGGCGTCAACGCCTACCTCGCCACCCAGGGCCGTAGCTACGACATCGCCATCGGCCTCGATCATCAAATACCCTTCATCAAGTACTTCGCGCCTTTTTATTCCATCGTCTACTTCATCCCGGTCACGGCGTTTTTCCTGATCTGGAGCAACTACGAGGCGATCAAGGCCGCGGCCAAGGCTTTCGCCGGCGCCGGGGTCTTTTGCTTCACCTTCTTCTTGCTTTTTCCGGTGAAGTACAACCTGCGGGTTGACTTGCAGCCGCCCTATGATTTCTTCACCAACGTCTTGCGCTTCTTTTACTACATCGACCAGCCTTACAACTGCTTCCCCTCGCTGCACGTCGCCCTGGCGACGATCAGCACCGTCATCATCCACCGCTACCGGCCCGGGCTGACGCCCCTCTTCGTCGTCCTCTCGGCGATCGTTTCCCTTTCGATCCTCTTCATGAAGCAGCATTACGTCCTGGATTTCGTTGGCGGGCTCGGCGTGACCTTGCTGATGTCGGTGATGTTCCTGCCTGTAGGGGCACCCCTTGCGGGTGCCCGAAGCAAGGTCGTCGTCGGTGCCGCAGATAGGGCGACCGCTAGGGTCGCCCCTACAGAATAG